From the genome of Muricauda sp. SCSIO 64092, one region includes:
- a CDS encoding DUF5694 domain-containing protein produces the protein MKNSILISISVLTVISCEIKKGNQSIPDPFSPKEFVGKHKARVSVLGLFHFSNPGLDSYKPKFSFDILSEEHQKELDMVLDALEKFQPTKILVENPRVSEDSVLTASFKGYLNDTFDISKRTSETYQVGFKLAKRLGHQKVYASDTEPLEWCGVTMDWENYDEEKYLRSTGNLEKSRRYDYLKKSRFEDSLKTEIPLKEYLRFINEPSNRLKNHQGYLTELSLIGAGDWYNGADALARWYRRNIRIFANTYDITDLQNEERILLIYGSGHVHTLRQMFMDSPDFEYVEITDYLN, from the coding sequence ATGAAAAATAGCATCCTAATTTCCATTAGTGTTTTAACTGTAATTTCATGCGAAATCAAAAAAGGGAATCAATCCATACCTGATCCTTTTAGTCCAAAAGAATTTGTGGGCAAGCATAAGGCCCGTGTTTCGGTACTGGGCCTATTTCATTTCAGCAACCCTGGATTGGACAGTTATAAACCCAAGTTTTCTTTTGATATCTTAAGTGAGGAACATCAAAAGGAATTGGATATGGTACTGGATGCTTTGGAAAAGTTCCAACCGACAAAAATATTGGTGGAAAATCCCAGGGTAAGTGAAGATAGTGTGCTAACAGCATCCTTCAAGGGCTATCTCAATGACACTTTTGATATTTCCAAGCGCACCAGCGAGACCTATCAAGTGGGTTTCAAACTTGCGAAAAGATTGGGGCACCAAAAGGTTTATGCATCGGATACCGAACCATTGGAATGGTGTGGCGTAACCATGGACTGGGAAAACTATGACGAGGAAAAGTACCTTCGTTCCACAGGGAATTTGGAAAAATCGAGACGTTACGATTACCTTAAAAAATCAAGGTTTGAAGACTCGTTAAAAACCGAAATCCCGTTAAAGGAGTACCTCAGGTTTATCAATGAACCCTCCAATCGATTAAAAAACCATCAAGGATACCTTACGGAACTATCCCTCATTGGGGCCGGGGATTGGTACAATGGAGCCGATGCATTGGCACGTTGGTATCGGCGTAATATTCGAATATTTGCCAACACCTACGATATTACCGATTTACAAAACGAGGAGCGTATTCTCCTAATCTACGGTTCAGGACACGTGCATACACTTAGGCAAATGTTTATGGATTCACCGGATTTTGAATATGTGGAAATCACCGATTATCTCAACTAA